From a region of the Etheostoma cragini isolate CJK2018 chromosome 20, CSU_Ecrag_1.0, whole genome shotgun sequence genome:
- the LOC117935851 gene encoding neuroblast differentiation-associated protein AHNAK-like isoform X5 has protein sequence MCDCFHLAFPNWHAASSGTAGRRLRAPEPGPEDDSTCDEPSQFTESERPRPQGSSPVEEYPETEKYTDSDKECEAEHDPHHKSGSGKKTKKSGLGSMFEKRSTPKMSKLKEVHSPESGLIVKTAKDGCAEGLVYGGGGKEGIFIKEVVPESPASKSLKLKEGDQILSATVYFDNVSYEDAIQILEHAQAYRVKLCLKRKPDITETETAIETDAIPEEDVYAPEMREQGKTKRRGDARISWPKFPSFGKGKKSRFIRSHSSSEADEQRKLELSPTTSDTESPIKSQDALKGKKKQKTKFSVLTKRGRISSSEDQDTDAPTSAQMVSPECFESPSGGTPQIFATEDLKVVEDFRREQNDQKLTEPQTVQHKVELITIDSTLKTEDLTVALAGQGSPSGIKSPDGKKNKKERSELKMKISGKDKLHKKDTKAKSSPKRLKTLGASIEIADQPGNEKSDEIPSFKSQTKLQGDQLALNANTQIISSESSRLEMSVPKVELEISDVALIGKSPQKGEEKTKKGKDVKQKLETKTGPIFKLPKIGFSDIATEEIIPQMNVNFEERTPKMEKFTTEGTEVKKYPHERLSKSSLPKREDIVIPGMEDMSKKTKVKGIKEPKAVFTGHYEDIQAETVDLSFDVDSVKEAVSKLPGFKLPKVDMSGVPIPEEITVIDANAQRISVKTPTKTKHDAHFSKFDITASPEISKTTVKLPKITSDDLTTEELLIESKVDLKKTEKEYKTQPKQSDKEHVIIPGKESVQVAAIFQTQETQGKDDIKSENESAVTLKSKRAKITMTSFGISKPDIRIPDIGIDFPKQKQQKGDNVKGERTIFLQEEEISKTETRNKIGEVISDVKIPESESIEYIDSVDGSPDKKDGGIGLTGFGVNLNAASPKTDISFPQIRGEVKGVEYKVHTFKLPEYGAVTENISIDMPDAEKDVKIDGADIRTIEREIKGGKFKMPNLSISMAKVKGPEIEKDVDLPLPEAKAEVELPDIPEVEVNLGNVDVSIPEKNMEVKKPELDVQPWQVEGELDGQGSKFKKPKFGIKIPKLKEPEFDLSLSKKDVHVTLPEVKSEVQVPEAPKMDDSLGKAEVLIPVAKVEVKKPELKIKPLHTDIELQGQGGEFQMPKLGITMPKLKGPEFDSSLSKKVVDVTLPEAKAEVQLPAAPEIDTTLGRINVSIPKQKMEVEKPELDIKPLRTEGELDGQGGKFKMPKLGVKMPKIKVPELDLGLSKKDVDVTLPEAKAELKPPDVEHTEHGIKVDVKAPEIAVYQQDVEGPSSRFKMPTFKLPAFGDGSPKVSVEAHDMDKEVKIDVANINNDVVNIKAPSIDLKGPSIDMKAIGTDLEGKESKFKMPHLGFSMPKVKGPQLNIPEASAEVKLPETLKIDASLGKAEFLIQEENIEVKEPEVKIKPLQTDVELEREGDTFKMPKLGKSMPKVKGPEIHFSLSKTDGDVTLPEAKAEVKVPEVELKEPSANVEIKGPEITEKDREGSPLKFKMPTFKLPKYGIGTPDMSVEISDMDKDVKINRADIKITEDTLAVDIAAPSIGIEGPSIDIKTTGTEHEGKGSKFKLPSLGFSGPPTKRPDVDLSLLKKDVDGTLPEAKADVKLPNIHTEAPRTDIEGLSIDLKTTGIEEDGKRSFKMPHLSFSMPRVKGPKMDLSLSDVDVKLIETKPDVKHPEVDLGKVDVSIPEAKMQVKKPEVEMQSRQTQGQLEGKGEKLKMPKFGIKMPTLRETEFDLSLSKRDVDIPLPQAKVKVKLPEAPKTDASLRKAEVFIPEAKMEDKKPKAELKPLQTEINIEGRGGKFQMPKFGITMPKVKGPEIDLSLSEKDVDVTIPNAKAEVKLPKAPEIALDMKPPACEAEIVGQGGKFKMPKFGMSMPKVKGPEFHLGLSKKDIDVRIPEAKADINFPDVDLKQPSAKIEMKAPVIEVLAKDTEGSPSKFKMPNFSFSMPKVKGQDVDVSLSKNDTDIPLAETKAEIKLPEAPKIDASLGKAEVLIPEERVDVKKPEVEIKPLRTDVELKGHGGEFQMPKFGIKMPKVKGPVIDLSFLKKDVDVTLPEAKADVVLPEPPKIAVDAKPLECEAEIDGQGGKFKMPKFGISMPKGKEPEIDVSFSRKDVDFTPPDTTAEVNISDVELKEPSAKVEIKAPEIKAQLSSVKGSPSKFQLPTFKFPKFGAATSNVSTELPDIDKEIKIDGADMQISVPDTDVDVPKVKAEIHLPEVEVQKPSGSGVIEQQPDIEVDAKPKKPRFSLPRFSFSKPSVKAPEVDASLQDAKVASKEGKVEVKGGEVDMKLLEYEAEVDGQGSRFKMPTFGISMPKGPEIDLTSSKKDVNVTLPEAKAKVQLSDVKIKQPAGQNKAPEMEAYTSNVEGSPSKLKMPTFTFPKFGAATPKVSVEVPDVDKDIKTDGATVDVTAPSIDTEGLSVDVKAKGSEIEGPGSKFKMPKFGISMSKVKGPDIDLSLSKKDVDVTIPEATTEIKLPSVEVKESEGAILIPDVPTVDVENKFKRPNWSFPKFSFSRTGGKTPDPDVNLETPKVDVTSPEAKSEVQGLSGAISMEVPPAAELDETLKKNKFTLPRFSFSKSSVKEPEVSAELPDVDFSLPEREVIVKQPEIKMKAPEPEVEHDGQESKFKLPKFGIALPKAKGKDLKASQKDVGITLPEVKAEVKLPEIESSASVEMKASDTEAKSKGVGGSPLKFKMPTLKMPTFGVATYDVTVGAPDADKVAETDGAKLKEDVTFNIKGPSVDIKTDVSKDGSETPKTEAESVGLGSPSKFKLPTFKMPKLSFSRPNPEDEHVPVDTECKENQVEMDVKPKGESKSAKVTLTSFGEILKNIDVEFDVPKTEEHLETSKEVHETDETSGKQLEAKEKETNQDTTKSPERTGWFKFPKFGLSSPSEPTKISEKDMHKDEKTPVGETVEEISPTFSVQSSDAFADISSAMTSEHAGLSLSSPTKVTVKYSEPMAATGLEEMHSNITSTTRTELISIEPNLPEKITILSSGVSSSSEDTLRLESGKIHVITSNIQATPEAQRAELLTAVQIQSAEGLLLESEANEAASWTVEDSQSSKKTVFERHLVMETSTERSESKETIVITKQITSMFDSSEPTLGATASSIQRLRESVHSEKMRFFDEADK, from the exons tgtgaaGCAGAGCATGACCCACACCACAAAAGTGGGAGtggaaagaaaactaaaaagtcTGGGCTTGGGTCCATGTTTGAAAAGCGCTCAACTCCAAAGATGAGTAAACTGAAG GAGGTTCACAGCCCTGAGTCTGGACTGATAGTGAAAACAGCCAAAGATGGATGTGCAGAGGGTCTGGTTTATGGtggaggagggaaagagggaatATTCATTAAGGAAGTGGTACCAGAGTCACCTGCCTCAAAAAGTCTGAAACTAAAAGAAG GTGATCAGATTCTGAGCGCCACTGTATATTTTGACAACGTGTCATATGAGGATGCCATTCAGATTCTGGAGCACGCTCAGGCTTACAGAGTGAAGCTCTGCTTGAAACGCAAACCAGACATCACAGAGACTGAAACAGCCATTGAAACTGACGCCATCCCT GAGGAAGACGTTTATGCTCCAGAAATGAGGGAGCAAGGAAAAACCAAAAGGCGTGGCGATGCCCGCATTTCATGGCCTAAGTTTCCCTCCtttggaaaaggaaagaagTCCCGCTTTATAAGATCTCACAGCTCCTCAGAGGCTGATGAGCAAAGAAAGCTTGAGCTTAGCCCCACCACAAGTGATACAGAGTCACCTATAAAATCTCAGGATGCTCTCAAAggcaaaaagaaacagaaaacaaagttctCTGTTCTAACAAAGAGAGGGCGCATAAGTTCATCTGAAGACCAGGACACAGACGCACCAACATCTGCGCAGATGGTTTCACCTGAGTGCTTTGAAAGTCCCTCAGGGGGAACACCTCAAATCTTTGCGACAGAGGATCTGAAAGTAGTGGAAGACTTCAGACGTGAGCAAAATGATCAAAAACTGACTGAACCTCAAACTGTTCAACACAAGGTAGAACTCATCACTATAGACAGCACTTTGAAAACAGAAGATCTAACTGTGGCTCTGGCAGGTCAAGGTAGCCCCTCTGGTATTAAGTCCCCTGATgggaagaaaaataagaaagagCGGtctgaattaaaaatgaaaatttcGGGAAAGGATAAATTGCACAAGAAAGATACAAAAGCAAAATCTTCACCAAAAAGGCTGAAAACTCTGGGGGCAAGTATTGAAATAGCAGACCAACCTGGAAATGAAAAATCTGATGAAATCCCAAGTTTTAAGTCACAAACAAAACTACAGGGGGATCAACTTGCACTTAATGCCAATACTCAAATAATCAGCAGTGAGAGTTCAAGGTTGGAAATGAGTGTACCAAAGGTTGAACTTGAAATATCTGACGTTGCGTTGATTGGAAAATCTCCACAGAAGGGTGAAGAGAAAACGAAGAAAGGCAAGGACGTTAAACAAAAACTAGAAACAAAGACAGGTCCAATATTCAAACTACCTAAAATAGGCTTTAGTGACATTGCCACTGAGGAAATAATCCCACAAATGAATGTCAATTTTGAAGAACGTACACCTAAAATGGAGAAATTTACAACTGAAGGTACAGAAGTGAAAAAATATCCTCATGAGCGACTGTCGAAAAGCAGTCTTCCCAAACGTGAAGACATTGTTATTCCAGGTATGGAGGACATGTCTAAGAAGACCAAAGTCAAAGGAATTAAAGAGCCTAAAGCTGTTTTTACAGGACATTATGAAGACATTCAAGCTGAAACTGTAGACCTGTCTTTTGATGTTGACAGTGTGAAAGAGGCTGTTTCAAAACTGCCTGGATTTAAGCTGCCTAAGGTTGACATGAGTGGTGTGCCTATTCCTGAAGAAATTACTGTAATAGATGCAAATGCACAAAGAATATCAGTGAAAACACccactaaaacaaaacatgatgcACACTTCAGTAAGTTTGACATAACTGCCTCTCCAGAAATCTCCAAGACAACAGTCAAACTACCAAAGATCACATCTGATGATTTAACCACAGAGGAGCTTTTAATAGAGAGtaaagtggatttaaaaaaaactgaaaaggaatACAAAACTCAGCCAAAACAAAGCGACAAAGAACATGTTATAATACCTGGAAAAGAAAGTGTACAAGTAGCCGCCATTTTTCAGacacaagaaacacaaggcaAAGATGACATTAAATCGGAAAATGAATCCGCAGTTACACTCAAATCAAAGAGGGCAAAGATAACAATGACAAGCTTTGGGATTTCAAAACCAGACATAAGAATCCCTGACATTGGAATTGACtttccaaaacaaaagcaacaaaaaggtGACAATGTAAAGGGAGAAAGAACTATATTTcttcaagaagaagaaatttCAAAGACTGAAACAAGGAACAAGATTGGAGAAGTCATATCAGATGTCAAAATACCAGAAAGTGAAAGCATTGAGTACATTGACTCAGTAGATGGTTCACCAGACAAAAAGGACGGTGGCATTGGTTTGACAGGTTTTGGTGTTAATCTTAATGCTGCAAGCCCAAAGACGGACATCTCCTTTCCACAGATCAGAGGTGAAGTAAAAGGTGTTGAATACAAAGTGCACACATTCAAACTTCCCGAATATGGAGCAGTGACTGAGAACATCAGTATAGATATGCCTGATGCAGAAAAGGATGTAAAGATTGATGGGGCAGACATAAGAACAATTGAAAGAGAGATAAAAGGTGgcaagtttaaaatgccaaatcTCAGCATCTCTATGGCAAAGGTTAAAGGACCTGAAATTGAAAAAGATGTAGATCTCCCACTACCAGAAGCAAAAGCTGAGGTGGAACTCCCAGACATTCCTGAGGTTGAGGTTAATCTAGGAAATGTAGATGTTTCTATTCCAGAGAAAAATATGGAGGTCAAAAAGCCTGAACTAGATGTCCAACCTTGGCAGGTTGAAGGTGAACTTGATGGACAAGGAAGCAAGTTCAAGAAGCCCAAGTTTGGAATTAAAATTCCCAAATTAAAAGAACCAGAATTTGATTTAAGCCTATCAAAGAAAGATGTACATGTCACACTACCAGAGGTTAAATCTGAAGTCCAAGTCCCAGAAGCCCCTAAAATGGATGACAGTCTTGGAAAAGCAGAGGTTTTGATTCCAGTAGCAAAGGTGGAAGTTAAAAAACCtgaattgaaaattaaaccttTGCACACTGACATTGAACTTCAAGGACAAGGAGGCGAGTTCCAAATGCCAAAGCTTGGAATCACGATGCCAAAATTAAAAGGACCTGAATTTGATTCGAGCTTATCAAAGAAAGTCGTAGATGTCACACTACCAGAGGCTAAAGCTGAAGTCCAACTCCCGGCAGCCCCAGAGATTGATACTACTCTTGGAAGGATAAATGTTTCCATTCCAAAGCAAAAGATGGAAGTTGAAAAACCTGAATTGGATATCAAACCTCTGAGGACTGAAGGGGAACTTGATGGACAAGGAGgcaagtttaaaatgccaaaactTGGtgtaaaaatgccaaaaattaAAGTGCCTGAATTGGATTTAGGTTTATCAAAGAAAGATGTAGATGTCACGTTGCCTGAAGCTAAAGCAGAGCTCAAACCTCCTGATGTTGAACATACAGAACATGGAATTAAAGTAGATGTGAAAGCTCCAGAGATTGCAGTTTATCAACAGGATGTTGAAGGACCATCATCAAGATTTAAGATGCCAACTTTTAAACTACCAGCATTTGGAGATGGTTCTCCAAAGGTCTCTGTGGAAGCACATGATATGGACAAAGAAGTCAAAATTGATGTAGCTAACATTAATAATGATGTGGTTAATATTAAAGCACCCAGCATTGACCTTAAGGGTCCTTCAATTGATATGAAGGCTATAGGAACTGATCTTGAGGGGAAAGAAAGCAAGTTTAAAATGCCACATCTTGGCTTCTCTATGCCTAAAGTCAAAGGACCTCAACTTAATATACCAGAGGCCAGTGCTGAAGTCAAACTTCCTGAAACCCTTAAAATTGATGCCAGTCTTGGAAAAGCAGAATTTTTGATTCAAGAGGAAAATATAGAAGTTAAAGAACCTGAAGTGAAAATCAAACCTTTACAGACTGATGTTGAACTTGAAAGAGAAggagacacatttaaaatgcccAAGTTGGGAAAGTCAATGCCAAAAGTTAAAGGACCTGAAATTCACTTTAGCTTATCAAAGACAGATGGAGATGTGACACTGCCAGAAGCCAAAGCTGAAGTAAAAGTCCCTGAAGTTGAACTAAAAGAACCCTCTGCTAATGTGGAAATTAAAGGTCCTGAAATAACGGAAAAAGATAGAGAAGGATCGCCATTGAAGTTTAAGATGCCGACATTCAAACTACCTAAATATGGAATTGGTACTCCAGACATGTCTGTAGAAATATCTGATATGGACAAAGATGTCAAAATCAATAGAGCTGATATTAAAATTACTGAAGATACTCTTGCAGTTGACATTGCAGCACCCAGCATTGGCATTGAAGGTCCATCAATAGATATTAAAACTACAGGAACTGAACATGAAGGAAAGGGAAGCAAGTTCAAATTACCAAGTCTCGGTTTTTCTGGACCTCCAACCAAACGGCCTGACGTTGATTTAAGCCTATTAAAGAAAGACGTAGATGGGACTTTACCAGAAGCCAAAGCTGATGTCAAACTCCCTAACATTCACACTGAAGCACCCAGAACTGACATTGAGGGCCTATCAATAGATTTGAAAACTACAGGAATTGAAGAGGATGGGAAAAGAAGCTTTAAAATGCCACATCTTAGTTTCTCCATGCCAAGAGTGAAGGGACCTAAAATGGATTTAAGCCTTTCAGACGTAGATGTCAAATTAATAGAGACAAAACCTGATGTCAAACATCCAGAGGTTGATCTTGGAAAAGTGGATGTTTCAATTCCAGAGGCTAAGATGCAAGTTAAAAAACCTGAAGTGGAAATGCAGTCCAGGCAGACTCAAGGTCAGCttgaaggaaaaggagaaaagcTCAAAATGCCAAAATTTGGAATCAAAATGCCTACATTAAGAGAGACAGAATTTGACTTGAGTTTATCAAAGAGAGATGTTGATATCCCACTACCACAGGCAAAGGTTAAGGTCAAACTCCCAGAAGCCCCTAAAACTGATGCCAGTCTTAGAAAAGCAGAGGTTTTTATTCCAGAGGCAAAGATGGAGGATAAAAAACCTAAAGCAGAACTAAAACCTTTGCAGACTGAAATTAACATTGAAGGACGTGGAGGCAAGTTCCAAATGCCAAAGTTTGGAATTACAATGCCAAAAGTAAAAGGACCTGAAATTGATTTAAGCTTATCAGAGAAAGATGTAGATGTGACAATTCCAAACGCTAAAGCTGAGGTTAAACTCCCAAAAGCTCCTGAAATTGCTCTGGACATGAAACCACCAGCGTGTGAAGCAGAAATTGTTGGGCAAGGAGGCAAGTTCAAAATGCCAAAG TTTGGAATGTCCATGCCAAAGGTAAAAGGACCAGAATTTCATCTTGGCTTATCAAAGAAAGATATAGATGTCAGAATACCAGAAGCAAAAGCAGATATCAACTTCCCTGATGTTGACCTAAAACAACCTTCTGCCAAAATAGAAATGAAAGCTCCTGTGATTGAGGTTTTAGCTAAAGATACAGAAGGATCAccttcaaaattcaaaatgccAAATTTCAGCTTCTCTATGCCTAAAGTAAAAGGGCAAGATGTAGATGTAAGCTTATCAAAGAATGACACAGATATCCCATTAGCAGAGACTAAAGCTGAGATCAAACTCCCAGAGGCCCCTAAAATTGATGCCAGTCTTGGAAAAGCAGAGGTTTTGATTCCAGAGGAAAGGGTGGACGTTAAAAAACCTGAGGTTGAAATCAAACCTTTACGCACTGACGTTGAACTTAAAGGGCATGGAGGCGAGTTTCAAATGCCAAAGTTTGGAATCAAAATGCCAAAAGTAAAAGGACCTGTAATTGATTTAAGCTTCCTTAAGAAAGATGTAGATGTAACACTACCAGAGGCAAAAGCTGATGTTGTACTCCCAGAACCTCCTAAAATTGCTGTGGATGCGAAACCATTAGAGTGTGAAGCAGAAATTGATGGGCAAGGAGGCAAGTTCAAAATGCCAAAGTTTGGAATCTCAATGCCAAAAGGGAAAGAACCTGAAATTGACGTAAGCTTCTCAAGGAAAGATGTAGACTTCACACCACCAGACACCACAGCTGAAGTCAATATCTCTGATGTTGAACTCAAAGAACCTTCTGCTAAAGTGGAAATTAAAGCTCCTGAGATTAAAGCTCAATTAAGCAGTGTAAAAGGATCACCATCAAAATTTCAATTACCAACATTTAAATTTCCCAAATTTGGAGCTGCAACTTCAAATGTCAGCACTGAACTACCTGATATagacaaagaaatcaaaattgATGGAGCTGACATGCAGATATCTGTGCCCGATACAGATGTTGATGTACCAAAGGTTAAAGCAGAGATCCATCTGCCAGAGGTTGAAGTCCAAAAGCCTTCAGGCAGTGGTGTGATAGAGCAACAGCCAGATATTGAGGTAGATGCCAAACCTAAAAAGCCAAGGTTTTCACTGcccagattttctttttcaaaaccaaGTGTTAAGGCTCCAGAAGTTGATGCCAGTCTTCAGGATGCAAAAGTTGCAAGTAAAGAGGGAAAGGTGGAAGTGAAAGGAGGGGAAGTGGATATGAAACTACTAGAGTATGAAGCAGAAGTTGACGGACAAGGAAGTaggtttaaaatgccaacatttgGCATCTCAATGCCAAAAGGGCCTGAAATTGATTTGACCTCAtcaaaaaaagatgtaaatgtCACACTCCCAGAAGCCAAAGCTAAAGTTCAACTTTcagatgtcaaaataaaacaacctgCAGGGCAAAATAAAGCTCCTGAGATGGAAGCTTATACAA GTAATGTTGAAGGATCACcatcaaaacttaaaatgcCAACATTCACATTTCCCAAATTTGGAGCTGCTACTCCAAAGGTCAGTGTAGAAGTACCTGATGTGGACAAAGACATTAAAACTGATGGAGCTACAGTGGATGTCACTGCACCCAGCATTGACACTGAAGGCCTTTCTGTAGATGTGAAAGCTAAAGGAAGTGAAATTGAAGGACCAGGAAGCAAATTTAAGATGCCAAAGTTTGGTATCTCAATGTCCAAGGTAAAAGGGCCTGACATTGATTTAAGTTTATCAAAGAAAGATGTAGATGTCACAATTCCAGAAGCTACAACTGAAATCAAATTGCCCAGTGTTGAAGTCAAAGAATCTGAAGGTGCCATTTTAATACCAGATGTACCAACAGTTGATGTTGAAAACAAGTTCAAAAGACCAAACTGGTCATTTCCAAAATTTTCCTTTTCAAGAACCGGTGGGAAAACCCCTGATCCTGATGTAAACCTTGAAACACCCAAAGTTGATGTTACATCACCAGAGGCCAAATCAGAAGTCCAAGGACTTTCAGGGGCTATTTCAATGGAAGTGCCACCAGCTGCAGAACTTGATGAgaccttgaaaaaaaacaaatttacactacccagattttctttttcaaagtcaaGTGTTAAAGAACCTGAAGTCAGTGCTGAGCTTCCAGATGTTGATTTTTCTCTTCCAGAAAGAGAAGTGATAGTGAAGCAacctgaaattaaaatgaaagctcCTGAGCCTGAAGTTGAACATGATGGACAGGAAAGTAAGTTTAAATTGCCAAAGTTTGGTATTGCACTACcaaaagcaaaaggaaaagatTTAAAAGCATCACAGAAAGATGTAGGCATCACACTGCCAGAAGTTAAAGCAGAGGTCAAACTCCCTGAAATTGAATCTTCAGCTAGTGTGGAAATGAAAGCTTCTGATACTGAAGCTAAGTCAAAAGGTGTTGGAGGATCACCACTGAAATTTAAAATGCCAACTTTGAAAATGCCCACATTTGGAGTTGCAACCTATGATGTAACGGTAGGAGCACCTGATGCAGACAAAGTGGCTGAAACGGATGGAGCTAAACTAAAGGAGGATGTTACTTTCAATATCAAAGGTCCAAGTGTTGATATTAAAACGGATGTGTCTAAAGACGGTTCTGAAACGCCAAAGACCGAGGCAGAAAGTGTGGGTCTTGGGTCTCCAAGTAAATTTAAACTACCGACATTTAAAATGCCAAAGCTGAGTTTTTCAAGACCCAACCCTGAAGATGAACATGTCCCCGTTGACACAGAATGCAAAGAAAATCAGGTGGAAATGGACGTAAAGCCAAAAGGAGAGAGTAAATCAGCAAAAGTGACTTTGACGTCGTTTGGTGAGATCCTCAAGAATATTGATGTTGAATTTGATGTtccaaaaacagaagaacatcTTGAAACCTCAAAGGAAGTTCATGAAACAGATGAAACCAGTGGAAAACAGTTAGAAgcaaaggaaaaggaaacaaaccAAGATACTACCAAAAGTCCTGAAAGAACAGGTTGGTTTAAATTCCCCAAGTTTGGACTCTCCTCCCCATCAGAACCTACCAAGATTTCTGAAAAAGACATGCACAAGGATGAAAAGACCCCAGTAGGGGAAACAGTTGAGGAAATAAGCCCCACCTTTTCAGTCCAGTCATCAGACGCCTTTGCTGATATTAGCTCTGCGATGACAAGTGAGCATGCTGGCCTGTCCTTATCTTCTCCAACCAAGGTAACTGTTAAATATTCTGAACCTATGGCTGCTACAGGGCTTGAAGAGATGCACAGTAACATTACTTCCACCACAAGAACTGAGCTCATCTCAATTGAACCCAACTTGCCTGAGAAAATCACAATTCTGTCATCTGGAGTTTCATCTTCATCAGAAGACACGCTCAGACTGGAATCAGGAAAAATACATGTCATTACATCAAATATACAAGCCACCCCAGAGGCACAGCGTGCCGAGCTACTCACTGCTGTCCAAATCCAATCAGCTGAAGGTTTACTCTTAGAATCAGAGGCTAACGAAGCTGCATCGTGGACTGTCGAGGATTCACAAAGCAGCAAGAAAACGGTCTTCGAGAGGCATTTAGTTATGGAAACATCAACTGAAAGAAGTGAAAGCAAAGAAACAATTGTAATAACTAAACAAATCACAAGTATGTTTGACTCTTCTGAGCCCACCTTAGGTGCGACAGCTTCATCCATTCAACGACTCAGAGAGTCTGTGCACTCTGAGAAAATGAGGTTCTTTGATGAAGCCGACAAGTGA